The genomic segment CAACTATCAAAGATGAAACTGGTAAGCGAAAACCAAAACCTGAGGCAGACTGGACGGAGGAAGAGCAAAAGAGATCAAAGTACAATTCCAGAGCTTTAAGTGTCATTCATTGCAGTGGTGGGAGAAAGCAATTTGAATTAATTCAGGGATGTGAGACTGCTAAAGAAGCATGGGATATTTTACAAGTTCATTACGAAGGAACAACAAAGGTGCAGAGCTCTAGGAAAGATATGTTGGCTTCCAGATTTGAAAATCTCAGGATGGAGGAACATGAGTCGATTTCGGACTTCAGTTCGAAGCTGAGTTCCTTAGCACAAGAAGCTTTAATTCTCGGAAAGAAGTACAAAGATCAAAAGCTTGTAAAAACGTTTTTGAGGTGTCTACCTTCAAAGTTCATGGGTTACAAAACAACACTTACTATGTCTCATAATCTAGACAGTCTCAAGTTTGCAGAGGTAGTTGGTATGTTACAAGCTCATGAGATGGAACTAGAAGGAATTAAAAAACCTAAAGGATTAGCATTGGTCGCAAATAAAGATTCAGATGTAACTAATATAGAGGACCCAGTAAGTTTACTTGTTCGCAGATTTGATCGAGCACTAAAGAGGGTAGAGCAGAGTCAAGCACAAAGGAGGACAACATATTTCAGAAAAACTACAGAGGATAACAAAGCttctaggaaaaaaaatatgcagTGTCATGAATGTAAGGGGTTTGGTCACTTCATTCGTGAATGTCCTACAATCAAACTACGAGAAACAAAGTGCTCAATCTGTAGAGGTATTGGACATTCTCAGGATGATTGTGTTAGtaattcaacaaacaaaaaggaaaggtCAATGATCAACATTGAGAATGAATCAGAAGATAACAGCAGTAGTGAAGATGAGCTCATAAATTTAGTAGCAATGGTAGGGATTACAGAGTTTGAAAACGGAGATGAGGTAACCGAGTCAGAATCAGAGAACAAAGATGAAACATATATCATTCAAAGCTACAAGGAGGTACGTGATACACTTGTAACAGTGggaaaagaaaatcaagaactgcagaaagaaaaaactcGACTAGAAGCACTAGTTATGACACTTCAGGCTGAGTTAGAAAACGAAAGAAAGATTGCCAAAGATTCTTTGGATTTGATGAAAGAAAAGCTAGTATTATCTGCAAAAGCAGACAGACTTGAAGAAGAACtcaatgaagaaaagaaaaaatctgcTAGGTTGCAAACAGAGCTAGATCAACAACACAAGAAGATCCATATGTTTGAAGGAACAAAACAGCTTGACAAAAGAGTTATGGAAGAACTGAAAAAATTCATAGAGGCTTAGGTTTTACTGAAGGCAGCAAGACCAAGTCAGGAACAACCAATTTTGTATATGTTGGAGTATGTCAATCAGagttagaaacacaaaaagtcCCGATGAATAGGTCATTGAGCTGTTACTTTTGTCGAAAAATAGGACACTTCAAACGATATTGTCCCAAGTTCTGGCAGAAGATTTATAACTTGAAGCGTCAAGGAAAGTACTATTGGAATGGTTACATAAATCAATTCTGGATTAAGAAAGCTGATATGTATCAGTCGAAGATGAAAACCAACCTTGAAGCTGGGTTTAGATGTAACATGGCGTTAATCACAAAGGAActagaagattctgaaccttgGTTCTTTGATAGTGGATGTTCAAGACACATCACAGGCTCCAAGAGTGATTAACAAGATGTTAAGAAACTAAAGGGAGGAAAAGTAACATTTGGCGATGGAAGTCATGGGATTATAGAAGGAAAAGGAACAACTCATGATTCAGAATTGCCAAAACTTGTCAACGTATATCTAGTTCAAGGATTAAGGGCAAATTTGATAAGTATTAGTCAACTATGTGATGAAGGATTGActgttttatttacaaaagttgATTGCAAAGATTTGGATGATTCAGAAAATGTCAAGTTATATGGAGTAAGATCGGGAAATAATTGCTATATGTGGGAAAGGCATCCAATGAAGTGTTACAGTGCTCAGGGCAATATGAATCTATGGCACCAAAGACTTGGGCATATGAATGTAAGAAATCTGACTACCTTGGTGAATAAAGAGATAGTACGAGGAGTGCCTCAACTTAAAGGAGAAGATGGGATGGTGTGCAGCCCATGTAATCAAGGAAAACAAGTCAAGGTTCAACATAAGAAGGTTCCAGATGTTCAGTCAAAATCAGTATTAGATCTGGTTCACATGGATTTAATGGGACCAATGCAGGTTGAAAGCATGGCTGGAAagaaatatgtgtttgtgttggTGGACGACTTTTCA from the Camelina sativa cultivar DH55 chromosome 12, Cs, whole genome shotgun sequence genome contains:
- the LOC104733749 gene encoding uncharacterized protein LOC104733749, which encodes MESYGDLINNNKVVLADGNYGFWKLRIKSIIGGIDRLVRKTILEEWEEPTIKDETGKRKPKPEADWTEEEQKRSKYNSRALSVIHCSGGRKQFELIQGCETAKEAWDILQVHYEGTTKVQSSRKDMLASRFENLRMEEHESISDFSSKLSSLAQEALILGKKYKDQKLVKTFLRCLPSKFMGYKTTLTMSHNLDSLKFAEVVGMLQAHEMELEGIKKPKGLALVANKDSDVTNIEDPVSLLVRRFDRALKRVEQSQAQRRTTYFRKTTEDNKASRKKNMQCHECKGFGHFIRECPTIKLRETKCSICRGIGHSQDDCVSNSTNKKERSMINIENESEDNSSSEDELINLVAMVGITEFENGDEVTESESENKDETYIIQSYKEVRDTLVTVGKENQELQKEKTRLEALVMTLQAELENERKIAKDSLDLMKEKLVLSAKADRLEEELNEEKKKSARLQTELDQQHKKIHMFEGTKQLDKRVMEELKKFIEA